The nucleotide window TTTGGCCTCCAGCATGGTCTTGACCTTGGAGGCGACCATCAGGGTGTAGCCGGCTTCAGTGCCGAGTGGATTGGTGGCGCCGTTGTCCTTGCCGCCGTGGCCGGCATCGAGGATCACCGTGCGGAAATCACCGCCGTTCTGGATGTAGTTCGGACGCAGGACCGGGTCGATGAGTTTCGCCAGATCCATCCGTGAAACCACGGCCTTCGCGCCGGAAGTGGCGACCGGATAGCTGAAGACGAACTTCACGCCGTTCATCACGCATTCCTGTGAGCCGACCTTCAGTTCCATGATGACCTTCGCATTCTCCAGCCGGATGGCATCTCCGGTACGGGTCATCTTGCCGAAGTTGTAGAACCCCTTCAGGCTGTCCACCGTCACGTAGTCGCGGTCATTCATCTTGATGACCTCCCATGGGCCTTGCATCTCGGCCCGTGCGGATGGGATGAATCCCAGCAACACGGCGGCCGCAAGGCAGCAGGGCTTGATGGCGGAGAGGAGGGATTTTCGCGGCATGGCGGCAGGGATTTTCGCGATCGTCGCTGAGGGGCCGTATACGCCGATTCCCCGGCCATGACAACGTCATTTCCGCGGTCCTTCGGATGAACGAAACAACAGGTCAGGGAATGCCATCCAGCTCTCGACTTGGCAGCGGGCCGTCGCCTAGGCTGCCCTCATGCTGCATATCGAACCCGTTTCATCCGTCCGCGCCCGCTGGGGCGAGGGTGCGATCTGGTGGAAAAACGCTCTCTACTACGTGGATATCGAGGGCCACCAAGTCCATCGCTACGATCCCGCCAGCGGTGAGGAACGCTCTTGGAATGTCGGCCAGCGGGTCGGCACCGTGGTGCCAAGGGACGGCGGCGGACTAGTCATCGCCGGAGATCATGGATTGCTTTTTTTGACCGAGGAAACCGGTGAATTGACCCCCATCGCTGATCCGGAACCTGACAAACCGGACAATCGCTTCAACGACGGCAAGTGCTCCCCGGACGGCCGCTTTTTCGCTGGAACGATCAGTTTGGTGAAGAAAACCGGGGATGCCCGGCTCTACCGTCTCGATCCGGACCTGTCCCTGCACGAAGCCTTCGGGCCGGTCACGAATTCCAATGGCATCGTCTGGTCCGGTGACAGGAAGACTGTCTATTATATTGATACGCCACGCCGCGAGGTTCTGGCCTTCGACTATGACAAGGGCCATCTCCGGAACCTCCGCAGCGTGGTTTCCACCGAGGCGATCGACGCTTCTCCGGACGGCATGACCATCGATTCCGGGGACCGCCTGTGGGTGGCCTTTTGTCACGGCGGCTGTGTGGTCTGCTACGATCCGACGACTGGCGGGGAAGTGCGCCGCGTGGAGATCCCCGCTCTGGAAACCACCTCCTGTGCGTTTGGTGGACCGGGTCTGGCGGATCTCTACGTCACCACCGGCATTCACAAATCCGTGGAGGAGGAGCACGGCGGCCGCCTGTTCGTCGTCCGCGGGCTGGGGGTGAAGGGCGTGGAGGCCAATGCCTTTGCTGGATGAGGTCAACTCATCACCCAAGCTCCTACCGATGATTTTGCTTGATGTCTCGCGCTGAAAAAGCGGTCTTAAACCCCGATTTCCAAATTTTCCCAAATCCATGAAGAAGGTTTCCCTCATTGTGACCCTGATGGCCTTGGCCGGTCTGGTGGCGTGCAAGCCCTCCGGCTCCTCCGGAAAAACCCGCGTGGCGGTGATCCCGAAAGGCACCACCCACATCTATTGGAAGTCGGTTGAAGCCGGTGCCAAGAAGGCTGCGGACGAGCTGGGCATCGAGATGACCTTCATCGGGCCGCAGAAGGAAGACGACCGCTCCCAGCAGATTGACTTGGTTCGCAACCAAGCCCTTCAGAACGAAGCCATCGTCCTCGCCCCGCTGGATGCCACCGCGCTTCGTGACGCGTCCAAGGAAGTGGCGGACTCCGGCAAACCGGTGGTCATCATCGACTCCAGTCTCGCGGACAGCGCCTCCTTCATCACCAGCTACGTGGCCACGGACAATGTCGAGGGCGGCCGCATCGCCGCACGCCGCCTCTCCGAGGTGCTCGGCGGCAAGGGCAAGGTCGCGGTGCTCCGCTACATGCAGGGCAGCGCTTCCACCGAGGACCGTGAAAAGGGATTCTTGGAGGAAATCAAGAAATTCCCAAATATTGAGGTGGTCAGCTCGGAGCAGTTCTCCGGAGCTACGGCCAGCACCGCACAGGACACCGCCACCAATATCCTCACCCGCTTCGCGGAAGGGGATGCCCTCTCGATCCAGGGCATCTTCTGTTCGAACCAGACCAACACCTTCGGGATGCTCCAGGCGCTGCGTGGCAAGAACGTCGCGGGCAAGGTGAAGTTCGTCGGCTTTGACTGCGATGCCACCTTCTTGGATGCGCTCAAGAAGGGCGAGATGAACGGCACCATCCTGCAGGACCCCGTCAACATGGGCTACCTCAGTGTGAAGACCGCCGTGGCCAAGCTCCGTAATGAAGCGGTCAAGCCGCTGATCGACACCGGCGCGACGCTGGTGACTCCGGAGAACCTTTCCGATGAGAAGGTGGCCGCCCTGATCAAGACCCAGGTGCCCTGATTGATCCCCTTTCGGATCTGGTCGAATCCCCGGCATTCATCCATCGTCGCCCGATGTCGAACGAGTCCCATCCGCGTCTGCTGATGCGTGGCATCCGCAAGACCTTTGGTTCCACCATCGCGCTCGGGCGGGTGGATCTGGAGGTGCTGCCGGGTGAGGTTCATGCCCTTGTCGGCGAGAATGGCGCGGGGAAGTCCACCCTGATGAAGGTGCTGTCCGGCGCGCACTCGCCGGACGAGGGTGAGATGCTTCTCGATGGCCAGCCATACTCTCCGCGTAATCCGCTTGAGGCGCGCGCGCGTGGAGTGGGGATGATCTATCAGGAGCTTTCGGTGGCTCCCCACCTGACGGTGGAGGAGAACATCGTGCTCGGCATGGAGCCCGTGCTCGGTCCTTTCGTGGACCGCCGCACGATGCGAGCCAAGGCCTTGGAAGCGCTGGCCCGCTTCGACCATCCGGATCTCCGTCCGGACATGCGCGCGGGGGATCTCTCCGTGTCCGCCCAGCAGTTGATCGAAATCGGCCGCTCGCTTGCAATGGGCTGCAAGCTGCTGGTGTTCGACGAGCCGACCTCATCGCTTGCCCAGAAGGACATCGAGCGCCTGTTCCAACTCATCGACAAGCTCCGCGACCAAGGCATCTCCATCATCTACATCTCCCACTTCCTGGAGGAAGTGAAACGCCTCGCCAGCCGCCTCACGGTCCTGCGTGACGGCTCCGTGGTGGGCACCCGTGATGTGGCCACTTCATCGCCGGATGAAATCGTGTCGCTCATGGTGGGCCGCGACGTGGAGGACCTCTATCCGCGCACGCCGCGCACGCCCGGCGATACGCTCCTGAAGGTGCAGGGCCTCGCCGGAAACAAGAAGCCGGTCTCGGCTGGATTGGAACTCCGCCGTGGTGAGGTCGTGGGCATCGCGGGTCTCGTCGGCTCCGGCCGCACCGAGTTTGTGCGCGCGTTGTTCGGCCTTGATCCGATCCGTTCCGGTGAAGTGGTGATGGCCGGCGCCTCTGGCGCCGCCAACCCCCGCAAGCGTTGGGGACAGGGCATGGGCATGCTCAGCGAGAACCGCAAGGAAGAGGGCCTCGCATTGAATCTTTCCATCGCCGATAACATCACAATGACCTGTCTGGAGCGGTTCGGCTCGGCGGGCAGCGTGATCCCGTCGAGGCAGAACGCCGCTTCGAAGAAATGGATCGAGCGTCTCGGTATCAAGTGTCAGGGACCGTCGCAGAAGATTGGCGCTCTCTCCGGTGGAAACCAGCAGAAAGCCGCCTTCGCGCGGT belongs to Luteolibacter ambystomatis and includes:
- a CDS encoding N-acetylmuramoyl-L-alanine amidase family protein produces the protein MPRKSLLSAIKPCCLAAAVLLGFIPSARAEMQGPWEVIKMNDRDYVTVDSLKGFYNFGKMTRTGDAIRLENAKVIMELKVGSQECVMNGVKFVFSYPVATSGAKAVVSRMDLAKLIDPVLRPNYIQNGGDFRTVILDAGHGGKDNGATNPLGTEAGYTLMVASKVKTMLEAKGFKVVMTRNSDVYLSLQERVNVANAVKENAIYISIHFNSGGRAARGIETFALSPQGVAHYGKGLKSSDYSMFNGNEHDSANIALATAAHGSVLRRLGTNTFDRGIKRARWSVLSGVLHPAILVECGFVTHPYEARLIENDDYRTAVAAGLVDAVVKYRYAVSQKPAP
- a CDS encoding SMP-30/gluconolactonase/LRE family protein; this encodes MLHIEPVSSVRARWGEGAIWWKNALYYVDIEGHQVHRYDPASGEERSWNVGQRVGTVVPRDGGGLVIAGDHGLLFLTEETGELTPIADPEPDKPDNRFNDGKCSPDGRFFAGTISLVKKTGDARLYRLDPDLSLHEAFGPVTNSNGIVWSGDRKTVYYIDTPRREVLAFDYDKGHLRNLRSVVSTEAIDASPDGMTIDSGDRLWVAFCHGGCVVCYDPTTGGEVRRVEIPALETTSCAFGGPGLADLYVTTGIHKSVEEEHGGRLFVVRGLGVKGVEANAFAG
- a CDS encoding substrate-binding domain-containing protein, translating into MKKVSLIVTLMALAGLVACKPSGSSGKTRVAVIPKGTTHIYWKSVEAGAKKAADELGIEMTFIGPQKEDDRSQQIDLVRNQALQNEAIVLAPLDATALRDASKEVADSGKPVVIIDSSLADSASFITSYVATDNVEGGRIAARRLSEVLGGKGKVAVLRYMQGSASTEDREKGFLEEIKKFPNIEVVSSEQFSGATASTAQDTATNILTRFAEGDALSIQGIFCSNQTNTFGMLQALRGKNVAGKVKFVGFDCDATFLDALKKGEMNGTILQDPVNMGYLSVKTAVAKLRNEAVKPLIDTGATLVTPENLSDEKVAALIKTQVP
- a CDS encoding sugar ABC transporter ATP-binding protein → MSNESHPRLLMRGIRKTFGSTIALGRVDLEVLPGEVHALVGENGAGKSTLMKVLSGAHSPDEGEMLLDGQPYSPRNPLEARARGVGMIYQELSVAPHLTVEENIVLGMEPVLGPFVDRRTMRAKALEALARFDHPDLRPDMRAGDLSVSAQQLIEIGRSLAMGCKLLVFDEPTSSLAQKDIERLFQLIDKLRDQGISIIYISHFLEEVKRLASRLTVLRDGSVVGTRDVATSSPDEIVSLMVGRDVEDLYPRTPRTPGDTLLKVQGLAGNKKPVSAGLELRRGEVVGIAGLVGSGRTEFVRALFGLDPIRSGEVVMAGASGAANPRKRWGQGMGMLSENRKEEGLALNLSIADNITMTCLERFGSAGSVIPSRQNAASKKWIERLGIKCQGPSQKIGALSGGNQQKAAFARLLEHDVDVLLLDEPTRGIDIAAKAKIYEAINEIVTDPVRPRSVIMISSYLPELFGTCDRIAVMSQGRLTRAVPVANLKPEDVMRVATGKADDLPG